A region of the Oncorhynchus gorbuscha isolate QuinsamMale2020 ecotype Even-year linkage group LG02, OgorEven_v1.0, whole genome shotgun sequence genome:
ACAAAGACTCAAACTGTGTTCCATGGCATGTCGTGAAGCTATTACTGTggaactccggtagggcaacaccTGAACATTAGCACACTTGGTAACATTAGTGTGTAACGGTTCTCAGCCAgtcgcgaaagccaacatcatccacgacaGAGCGGGTGATTTTTCGAGGGCAATGAAGCCATTATGTTGGCGTTAATGGATTTTGCCTTTGAGTGGTCTCACTGAAATATTCTTACTCTTTTTAAATGACTGCCTGACTTGTTAACTACTCGaaccacacagcagacattgtgggctaggttaggaatgcggTGTTGCATGTTTAGCACAAAATTGTACGTGGCGtcataggtatgcacgtcagctttgacgtCGGTTTTTCACGTCGCCGCTAAACTAGATATAGGGTCCATACCTATGTTGGCACTTTTAGCTAATAGCGTCCGATTCCAATATGTTCACTGATATAGCGTACAGCCCTAATAAAGACATATTGGAAAACCACAGGCATGTACACAGAACCACAGACAGTAGTGCTGGTGAATGGTAGGAGCACCAGGTGGGCTTCTGTACTGCACCTGTTTGTGGTCTGGCAACCCGTCAGTGCTGGGGAAGCAGAGGGGCTGGGTGTTGGGCTCAAGAGCATTACACTGGTAGTGGAGCTGAACCCTGGGGCCTGACACCTGGGTCTTTCGCATCTCGCTCCCCCTATAGGAGATGGTGATCTCCAAATCCCAGAGGGATGAGTGGACAGCAGGCAGGTTGAGCAGGGCATCCGGATTTACTGTTGGGAGATCGGAAAGGTCATCAAATAAGTTACATTGTACTGCATGAGTGAAATGCACTTTATTTTCTAGTACAGAAAATACATGGTAAAATGATATTTACGCAACAAGTTGGATGTATGGATTTCCTTGACTTGTGGCTGTATGGCCCTGGCATACCTTGGTAGTATGGCTGCTGTACTAGGACTGGTGGcactgggtggtgtgtgtgtaccggTATAGAATTCTCTTGAGAAGAAAGGAAGAGTTATGTCTTATGTCATTAGAAAGCTTTTTCCAGAATTTTGTATTTAAAATATTTGTCATTAACAACCCATTGTAAGGAGTTACTTTCTACAGGTGGGGAGGTGCTGTACCTGTATGTTGGTTCAGGTCTAGGGGGTTCAAGGTTAGGTTGCTAAAGTTCAGTATATCATGCTGTTGTGGAGGAGGATAAAAATACAGTCACAGATTTAACATAAGTTTGTCTTTGAAAAAGAAGAAGACTAGAATAATGGTTTCTATCAGGGCTGGGTTAAATAACCAGCTCCTGGTTCAATATAGATGTACTATTACTATACCTCCATGCCTAGGGGTGTGTTTTCTGTAGGGATGAGAGCACAGTCAAGGCCATAGTTCTCCAGAGTGATTTCTTCTCTGTGCGGGCTCTCATAGTTAtctgtttaatatatatataaataaataaaaaaagagcAAGAGGAGACTCAAGTTGGCTACCTGAGCTAATGCATAGGCTTTAGTTCAGTAGGCTAACAGTCTTGTGGCATTTAAGTTACACAAGCCATAGCGATCTTACACTCATTGATGACCAGGTAGACTTTATGGGGGTCGTTTGAGTCCTTGGAGTGGTCTTCCACCATCTTGAAACGCCTGCACAGGCTGTTCAGTGCAGAGCGGAAGTTAGTCTTCCACTTTGCCTTGTCAGTGGGATGCTCATTGATTTTCCCACTGACCACTGCCCATGCCTGTAACCAGATAATTGAACTGTCATCATAACAAGTTACTTATTAGATTATTATACATAACAAATGTAATGATTCATGCGCTGCAGTTCACAATCAAACCACAGCCTCTATTGCCTTGACTTTCTGCATAGCTCTGGCCACCTTCCACAATATATTCCTTACCCTGAATATTTTACGGTCGTCCTCGGAGCAATCCTTCCTAGAATTGTGTTTCCACGGGACTCTGAACTTATTGTTGTCAATAAAGAACAAACCAGTGTATTGCTCGGTCCGCACCTGTTCTATCAGCCAGTCAGCGAACTGAGGTTTGCAGCTGAAACATGCAGGGAAAAATCAAATAGCCTACATACTTAGAAGAGGGGTAGTATATCGGCAACATTGGTGAGTGAAGTGTCATTGAAAGAGCACGTCTTTATTCCAGAGAGAGACTACCATTGCACTACCTCGCAACAGTCAATGcaatatgtatttttatttttacagtagTCTAAAAGCACAGTACATTCACTAAGCATAGCCGAGCTGTTGGAAATATCAATCGAACTCTATTCTACATGTATCAATTTAAGTACTATAGTCCGCAGATTACCAGAAAATGATCTCTGTTTACCTGACGTACAGATATGAAAAGTGTTACTTACCTTTGCATCTTTAATGCTTAGACGCGTCGGCTGTTTGACTGTGGACGTGTACTACTGTGTCAGTGTTCTAATTGTTTTCAGTTCAATGCCGGGCAGAAACGTTTTATAGGCGTCGTGATGTCATATAGTTGGACTTCCTCATTGAACAGAGATGACGAGATGAATGTATTATGTATTCTCACAGTTGGTTGTGTACCTTAACCCATTGCCCCTATGTGTATCTAACTCGTTGATTAAGTGTAACACATTGTGTTGAGCATTGAGAAACGTCGGTCTGAAAGTGAAAATTATGCTGCGACGATAGATCGCACATTCTTAATTGCATCATCTTCTTGTTCAGTCAACAAATTGTAACGAAACAAGCAAAATTGGCAATTTTTCTGCAATCAAGCTGTGACAGGGTCATTAATATACAACACATAATAGCCTGTATCATaaccagtggcgacccgtcattcagggcagatgGGGCTCTAAGACCCACATTTTTttgcacaaaaaaataaatatatatatatattttttttgtggggcttgcatgttattttggcattaatacgtgtctcatattagtttgcaaacaatgtaatatatatatataattgagttaataaagctgcattaCAACCAGGGTCTCATTTTTGTTTTCTTgggtaaggcagctccaaaatgtaggtgtttcagcctagctcagtgctttctgtggtggtggggcgggccagcagaaaataggagcattgcactgtgattggctcagaaatctgtcactcatggggacctTGCACAATCGCCTAGCTTcagtcctttagtaatggttgaCATCCAAAGTTTCAGCCCTTTGGGTCCTACCATAGAGTTATATTACAAGTGCCCtttcaagaaggctcaaggtcattggtcacagaaattacatcaaatcacattatatgtacagtagtttgattggactgatcatgtcaacatcttactttcacaatcttagctagcagtcatcatcgtGAATTACGTCTaatggcatttaaaaaaaatccttgtcatatgaagagaagaGAAAATATAGATGAAACGTATCGGCGCTCATCTGCCTtcggacataaacattacacaacaagttggaaatcgcaaattcaacaatgagttgtttggaaggaatcgttgacagtggctaactgcaagtatTGCAACTGGGATGTCAGActaggaaaatacattttgaactatcacccaactcggaattgtaaatatATTTCTGCCgcgcacaacaaggtgagtccaaaaatgtcttatatgctgctgcataaatgatgtaatatgccatgGAGATatggtcagccatatcagctatgctttttaaaaaggcagtaaatgaggctgaattaattgtttcgctgccagacaaggctccgctgatagccaggtgtagtagtggtaaggattcactccattgtGCTGGAAAGAAGCTCTGCTGTTAGGACAGCTATATGTAGGCCCTAaatgttatagtgcaattaatgtactgtttagtgttgtgttgtgtagtggcttcgTTGGCATGCGTCAAAACACATTTGAGGggggagtttgccccaccaagattttaTTGCTAAAATCACCATTGATCATAACAAACATTTAGGATGTCAATCTGACTCTTATACAGAGAGATCAGCATTTATTTATATTTTGACAGCAGGCTGATAGCATGTAGAGCACCGAGCAGAAGTTCAAATGTCATACAGCaccttaatataataataatataatatatgccatttagcagacgcttttatccaaagcgacttacagtcatgtgtgcatacattctacgtatgggtggtcccttgTTTTGGAGTTTTTGTTTTAGGTATTAGATAGATATTAATTTATTTGGGATTGGGTCTTGGAAAGCAGGTAATGGTAATGCATCATAATCATCAGTAAGACTGGATTAACACGGGACTGAATGACCCATCATGCATTTTACTCCCATCCTTCTGTATCAATCAAAAGTATTTATAaggccctttttacatcagcagatgtcacaaagtgctatacagaaacccagcctaaaaccccaaacagcatgcaatgcagatgtagaaacatggtgcctaggaaaaactccctagaaaggtaggaacctaggaagaaacctagagaggaaccaggctctgatgggtggccagtcctcttctggctgtgccaggtggaaattataggagTACATGGCCATTTAATGCCAAAttattcttcaagatgttcaaacattcatagatgaccagttgggtcaaataataatcagtggttgtagaggtTGCAACAGATCAGTTCCTCAGGagcaaatgtcagttggcttttcatagctgaaaATCAAGAGGTCAGAATCAAGAGGTCAagagcaggtgcggtagagagagagagtcaaaacaGCATGTTCGGGACAAAGTAGTACgttcggtgaacaggtcagggttccctagccgcaggcagaacgGTTGGAACTgtagcagcagcatgaccaggtagACTGGAGACacccaggagtcatcaggccaggtagtcctgaggcatgatcctagggctcaggtcctctgggaggggAGGTAGACCTGTATGTGACAACTGTAACATTCCATTTGACTGGTTCTAAAGGGGTTTTATGCAAATAGAAATTCAATGACATGCTAGTTTTGTTTCGACACCCCTATCCCGCTAGTGGATGGATGCTAGGCTATTAGGGAGTGAGAATGCACTGAAAGCATGTGTCACTGCTTAAAGAATTCTAATTGCAGGAAGTGTGTCTCATGTTATCGCCAGCAGTGGAAATTCacaaacaattttttttttatctctatGCCAACTGTGGTCCATATGGTAAATTCTGAAGGTCCTTTCATTGCATTGAACAATACCTCCTGGGATATCATTGGGATTTCAAGCATACAGAGGAAGACAAAGGCCCCTAGAACCCTGCAACTAGAAACGTTTGAATCAGAAACTGAGTGCTTGCATCAGCAATCCACATATGTTGTAGGCCTAATGACTTTAAATCATATAGTCGTTCTAATTTTATATCAAAGTTGATAGAATGCAGATATATTTACTTATAAGTAAACACACATTTCACTACAGCCCTTTGAGTTCGATTCAAACATGACCTAATACATTCATTCATTCTACAAGGCACCCTTCTACTTCAGCCATGTTGCCACTTGCCTGGACAGAAGTAGTGGATTGGGTTGCAGTCCAGGGTTTGTGAGCTaactataacccacaacatctgcTATGAGTGATGTGCTCTTGGTTTGAAAGAGGATCCGGGGTGGCTCACCACAGATGGTTACTTATGAAACTTCACTGTAAATACAAGATTACGCATTGTTCCTATTTATAACCCCACATTTGTGACAGTGAGCTGAGTGAGAGGGGGTGGATACGCCCTCTTGACGCGAGAACCTCTAATATTGTCTCTCAGCTGGGCCTAGAATAACAGTTCCCTTTTCCAACCATTCTCTTTTAATACAACCACACTGACATGTAATAGGGGGAACACTAGGATGTATAATAATCATATTTCCTCCTTATCCTAGATCAGTGTCCTCCCACCCACACATCATGAGTAGGAAGCAATGGTAGGCTGCCACACAGTGATGAAAAAGCAAAAGTCATATCACTGTCTATTACTATTTCAGTCTCTATCACTACAACCACTGTGGCAGTCTAGtactctctctatttgtctcaaGCAAGCCTCTATTTAGCATAGGTCAGACTATCTTCACTGCCTCAGTGAGCCTAATCAAGGCATCACACTCTGGTTTACCTGTGGTAAATGGACTAAATGTAGTCTCATTATACCTATACAATACATGCTCCACCATGTCTGTCTCAAGAATGAGGAAGCGAAATTCACACTACCTGAACACTTCCCTTTTGCCTCTCATTGTAATTGTTGTTGTGCCCTAATCGGTGGTTTGTCTTTTTGTAGGAGCTGGCCTCTGTGACCAGGTGTAGGCCCCTGGACCGGCACCAGGGAAGGATGTAGCTCCCTCATTCAGATGCTGAAGTGCAGTTTTCACATcccaattcacacacacacgcacgcatgtggccacacacacacgcatgtggccacacacacacacacacgcatatggccacacacacacacacacgcatgtggccacacacacacacacacacacacacacacacacacacacacacacacacacacacacacacacacacacacacacacacacacacacacacacacacacacacacacacacacacacacacacacacacacacacacagttggtgTGTTGCACAGGCCTTTGGTGGAGAATGGAGAAGTGTGGGTAGAGATTTACTCAAGTGTGTGTCGAGGTCTAAGGATTAATTCAGAAATGTTTAGGAAAATTTCTTGAAAAACTTCTTACTTTAATTTGTGATGAGCACTTGTCATACTAGGAAGTGCATGAAAATGCTTCATACCATTAAGACAGTTTAGACACTGAATTGTGGCCAAACTTTCTTACCAGTTTCTTACCAGTATACCTAAATTATTCAGCATTTTGCAGCACCGAGAGGAGAGCATGTATTGTTGAGCAGACAATTAAGAGAGAGTTCTGTATCAAAGATCCCCGAGAAACCTGTATTTTAGGGAGTTTTGAGGGGGAAATCCAAACTGCTTCTCTTTGGAGATTGAGACCATCAGAAACAACcatttctctctatttttctctctgtctccctccacaccattctgtcaatctgtatcccttcctctctctatatcagtctgtctctgatgttctgtctgtctgtctctccctgtctccatcctctctcaATTGTCTGCAATTATCAACACTATCTAAATAGACTGGTATGTTTAATATCTACTGTAACTCTGTACCCCAGAGTATAGTCAGGtctgatactgtatactgtacgtATAGGCTGGTTTCTTCACTATGAGTGCTTGTAAAAGGATCATAAAGAGATGTACTGTACGCACCCACGTGTCCCTGTATTGGCATAATACTGTTTGTTTTGGACTTCCTGTGGGTGTGTCACGCGGGACTAGGTGTGTGTGCAGGAatcagatgcagagagagagtacCGGAGTAAAGTGCTTTACTATTGCACACCAAACTGATACGCCCAATACAATACAGGGCGCAGGACACTATACCAGACAACCCAAAACCACAGGGTGTCCAGTATAGAAAACAAAATACACCACAACCTAATATGTACACACATAACAaaagacaatcccgcacaaaacaagggcgggtcaaactactacatatagggaagctaattaaaccaaaatacacacaggtgaaactaataagacaaaaccaacagacaaacgaaaaagggatcggtagtggctagtaggacggtgacgacgaccatcgagcaccacccgaacaggcaggggagccaactttggcggaagtcgtgacagggtGTTTATTTTCTCATCTGTGTGAAGGTGGGTATTGCATCACCAGTTGAAACTAGTTTTATCCCCAGGTCCAGGTTTGACCAGCTCCTGACCTGCCAATGATAATAGACCAACACAACTAACTGTCAGGTATATTTGATattgtttatatacagtaccagtcaatagttttagcacacctactcattcaagggtttttctttatttgtactattttctacattgtagaataatagtgaatacatcaaaactatgaattaacacatatgcaatcatatagtaacccccaaaatatgttatatttgagatgcttcaaagcagccaccctttgccttgatgacagctttgcacattctctcaaccagcttcacgaggcagtcacctggaatgcatttcaattaataggtgtgcctttatggaatttatttccttcttaatgcatttgagccaatcatttgtgttgtgacaagttagggttgttatacagaagatagccctatttggtaaaagaccaagtccatattatgacaagaacagctcaaataagccaatagaaattacagtccataattactttaagacatgaaggtcagtcaatgcaaaACATTTAAagcactttgaaagtttcttaaagtgcagtcgcaaaaaccatcaagagctatgatgaaatcAGGCTCTCAGGatgaccaccacaggaaaggaagacccagagttacctctgctgcagaggataagttcattacagttacctgcacctcagattgcagcccaaataaatgcttcttagagttcaagtaacagacacatctcaacatcaactgttcagtggagactgcgtgaatcaggccttcatggtttaaTTTTTGCAATGAAACCACTACTCAATAAGAAGaagggacttgcttgggccaagaaacacgagcaatggaaattagaccgtggaaatctgtcctttggtctgatgagtccaagttttagatttttggttccaaccgccaagtctttgtgagacgcagagtaggtgaatggattatctctgcatttgtggttcccaccgtgaagcatggaggaggaggtgtgatggtgtgggggtgctttgctggtgacactgtctgtaatttatttagaattcaatgcacacttaaccagtatggctaccacagaattctgcagtaatgcgccatcccatctggtttgcgctaagtgggactatcatttgtttttcaataggacaatgacctaaaacacacctccaggctgtgtaagggctatttgaccaagaaggagagtggtggagtgctgcatcagataacctggcctccacaatcacctgacctcaacccaattgagatggtttgggatgagttggaccgcagagtgaaggaaaagcagtgaactccttcaagcctgttggaaaagtattcctcatgaagctggttgagagaatgccaagggtgtgcaaagatgtcatcaaggcaaagggtgcttACTTTGAataaccttttttggttactacttgcttccataagtgttatttcatagttttgatgtcttcactattattctacaatgtagaacatagttcagataaagaaaaaccctggaatgagtaggtgttccaaacttttgactggtgctgtatacactgagtttacaaaacattaagaacatttgttctttccatgacagactgactaggtgaatcaaggtgaaatctatgatcccttattgatgtcacttgttaaatcctcttcaatccatgtagatgaagtggaggagacaggttaaataatactccttgaaacaattgagacatggattgtgtgtgtgtgccattaagAGTGTAAATGGGCAAGATTTTGTCtctatttaagtgcctttgaatggggtatggtattaggtgccaggcgcacctgtttgtatcaagaactgcaacgctgctgagtttttcatgctcaacagtttcccgtatgtatcaagaatggcccaccacgcaaaggacatcctgccaacttgacacaactgtgaatttaggctgttctcaatat
Encoded here:
- the LOC124002100 gene encoding interferon regulatory factor 3-like; amino-acid sequence: MQSCKPQFADWLIEQVRTEQYTGLFFIDNNKFRVPWKHNSRKDCSEDDRKIFRAWAVVSGKINEHPTDKAKWKTNFRSALNSLCRRFKMVEDHSKDSNDPHKVYLVINEYNYESPHREEITLENYGLDCALIPTENTPLGMEHDILNFSNLTLNPLDLNQHTENSIPVHTHHPVPPVLVQQPYYQVNPDALLNLPAVHSSLWDLEITISYRGSEMRKTQVSGPRVQLHYQCNALEPNTQPLCFPSTDGLPDHKQIEYTNCILGSVQRGLLLEVQNTGIYGYRQDKCHVFSSTSDPREAHPEPRKIPQNEMVQLLSFQQYENELIAFKENRRGSPDYTIHMCFGEKFPDGKPLEKKLIVVKVVPLICRYFHEVAQEEGASSLQNDNISLQISHHNSLMELINATWPDGPQHTMGQYF